The sequence AGATTTCCAGTATgtcactttgtttttctgttcagtttgaACAATTTTGCAATTTCTCATATGGTAGCTGTTGAGAAGCTGGAGCCAGAAACCAACATGTGATGTTAGCTTAGCACGGAGACTGACTGCAGGTGGCAGGGCTAGCTTTGCTGTTTACAGTATAACATGTATATATACCATCTCACATATCTGTACACTTGCAgaattgtaaaaagaaaaaggttgaCATGAATTTAGGTACTGAAAGTAATTCTTCTTATTAAGATGTAGGAGTTGAAATGTGGACATTTCATAAATTTAAAAGTGTACTTCCCCTTTTTatgtttgtagtttttgtgATGTGATGAACCAAAATACCCCTCTGATCAGTACGAAGACGTAAGAACTCCTACATCTGCTGACACTTAATTTTGactctaattttattttttttaattttaattttaaccaTGCATTTACCACATACATATTATATGCTCTCCTGACTGGAGGTTGGATGAACAGATGATACCCCTCACATGCCTGTACACTGAATATCAAGTTGCAAGCATTGGTAGTTACAGTAGTTAATTTTAAATCTACTCACAGTGATGTTAATGGAATTTTGGGTCGAGCTTCTTAGTTCACAGAAAATGTAGTGGTGCTTCAGACCTAACAGTGCTTGCAACATTCAGTGTATGTGCTGTACAGGGGTGCAAAACCTGCAAACTGCCCAGTCAGACacaatcaacatcatcatcagacaCCAGAGGAACTGTtaacaaaaacaagcagcaggAATAATCTCATTGGCAGATTTTGCACTATTCACTTTATGAATTTTAAGCAATGACTTGATGTGGAGATTGTACATTAATCCAAAGTGTTGTATGTTTTCTGAATGATCACCAGTTAGCTTTTTCACAATACTGATAAGAAAGGCGTCATGTCTGATAGAGGTAAAATGCCTCTACTATAAGTGTCACTATTGTGTGAATAATATAAAGCTGTTGCCTTCATCTATGAGCTGTTAGTTTTGGCCACAGTCGGCCTACAGGCCCGTAGACATGTCCAGCTGAGTGCTGCGATAAAACCACACACTGGTGGAGAATGAACTGTTATTAAGCTGTGTGGTCAGATTTGTCACTGAAAAcccagtgtgtgttttcacttcaACTATTGTGCTCTCTTTTTCAGACTGtgcatgattaagtgctatataaataatggttgattgattgatcgtgCTAATGTAGATAGAGGAGACAGACACAATGTCATGTTTAACAAAAAGCCATATGATCCTGTGAGAGGACCAAAATCCAGTGAATGGTcagcattattttttcatgctgtCATGGACATAGTGTGACAGCGAGAAAGGCTTCATCTCATGCTGATGAAAGAACAGTCAGGTTTGTTGTTGGTAGTAGCGATCATCTCAATCATTTAATTCTATGCACAGCAGTTTGCACTTCAGCTGCTCTATGTGAttatgtatgtacatgtatgaCTACTAAGCGTGCATTGTTAATGTTGTGTAACAGGGTCCCCACCTCCTTCCCCCAATGTTCTgagaaatgtctttttctcttgTGTGCACTGCTGCTCTGGTGATGTGGAAGGGCCGGTGTTTGGATTAGCAGATTAAACACATTCTTGGTTGCACTAGATAACTAGATAATAACTTGTGCTCAGAAGTATCTCGTTCATATGATCCATATCTCATTCATTACATGCATCAGGCAAGCATCATCAGGCAAGCATCGTCCCAAACACAAAGCCTACAGCGCACATGTCCTATAGGTAAACAGTAAGATTTTTATGCGAAtgctgattatttttctttttaaagtaagtaagtaaataaatacatttttatgctaTATTGCAAGTATGGAGAGACTATTCAATAACACAGAACTCCCCATTGCTGTAAATTCACCAGTGTCAAGCTTTTTTTCCGTTCTTTTGAACAgctgaagaacaaaaacatcagtacacaaaatggaaagaaacaGGATGTTCGGGTCTCGGTATCAACACCCTCTTGTCTTTTAATGTTCATGTATGTTTCTGGGGTTAATGGTCCTAATCAGGCATGAATCTATGACATCCTTGGAGAGTCATTGTCTCCTATATCTTGCTGTTGGTTGGATATTCAGCATTTAGATCTGCAGTGTCCACTTTTCGGGATCGTAAAACTTAAATGTTCCTGTGCCATCAGAGTGTGGTCATTTGTATTCATTAAGGTTTCATTTGACATTCATATGGTTAATCTCCACCGTACTGGTTTTCTGTctctggaaatttaaaaaaaacaaaaacactcctGCTCTTCCTGCTGTAGTGTGAAGTTGTACCAGTGTACAGTACATGGGTGGAGGATGACACAGTCATTTAGTAATTAGATGAGGAGAGGTAGAGACAGAGGCGCCTGTTTTTGATTAATATGTGACTGTGTATTGTCAAAACATGCTTTATTCCTTGTGTGACTGTTTATATGTTAGCCTGTATAATGATAATATATATCCAGAGGTTAGGCCTGGTCCTTCAACATCCCACTGAGGATGAACGTAGCTGAAACCACTGATATCTACAGATAATGTAACCATTGTAATGACAGTAGTATTGTATACATTAAAATACGTCAGTAGGCTACTTCTCCATTCACACACCTCACATGGCATAAAGACCCAAAGCCAATCTATTAAACAGCATGGAGGAAATgttcctgtttctgtgtgtttgtcactgGATGCTCTCAGTGGAACTGTGGTATTTTaacttacagtatatatctttatttatattgGTTTTATGTATAACATACAGGTAGATATACATgtgtacctctacttatgaatgtctctacatacgaaattttctacttacgaaacgcctcaacaggaaaatattgcctctagttacgaaaaaaagtttgagttacgaaaggtaaaaatacagtatgggctgctactcgcagttcccaaaggttcctgaatgcaaaagtcttatagctgctctgccattggctattacctagcatcctggcatcccattggctaagagtgACCTCCTCGTAGCCATTAGAGCCAGTAGAGGTCCCTCACCAGGTGTctagcgtcctcgtcattcggccctcaacccatgatgtgttctgatagttttacataaatatattaacttttagagtattcactatggaccccaagaaagtgacggagaaaagaggaaaagaaaagacgaagaaaaatgtttttttcccaatacaaacaaagcaagagataatagaaaagcatgaaaaagggatgcatttggttgacctcgccaaagaatatggccgtaatgcatttACAAttgccacattattaaaacaaaaggaagattAGGAGTTTAAGGTGGttcgagaagttcaaaaggactgtaattcactctgttgttcatggtgagacaagagcgcatgaaccaaagatggcaaaaaacaatgaggacagctgttaaaaggtaaatgaccatcgattttattctttactctattctttgttttttacattatgcacaactctcatttgtgtaataatctaattgtaacatgtatttgttacatgttttgatgcatttttatgctttataaaacatttgtctgaattttggggggcttggaacggattagggcatttgcatggaaaacatgtctctacttatttacttacaaaatttcttccagaaccaattaattttgtaagtagaggtaccactgtatttgtgTCATCTTATGTACTATACATACTATTCTAAATATAGTATGTGAGTTTTATTACTCTCATCATACATATTTTTTAGTTTCCTATAGTATATACGATATAGTTCTATACACTCACTATATATGGAAATAAATATCAATACCACTATTCACCATTTTGCACCTGCATCAATGGAAATACAACTCcagaccagcaggtggcagtacTCAAAGCCACCATCACCTTTGTCACAACTAGTCTTCCACCACTTGGTGTCTGGAGAGtttacatgaaaaacattttaaccctGTTTACTTCATGTTCTCATCTGGATTTTTAATCAATAAACCTaaagacacaacacaacaaGTAAATGCATAAATCAGTACTGTGACAAGTTGCCACCTTCTACAACATTCCAGTGTACTGTGACTTCATATACACACTGGACTGGAGCCCACTGTGGGCGTGCTTACACCGAAGTCACTTTCTTTACTTACCTCTCTTTTTGTGCCCTGATTTGTTTTTAGGTCAACAACCAGCCAATCATTTCTCTCACAGCTCTATTAACACTAACATTCTCACGTGACTGAAAGGAGACATgggtttcaaaatgaaaaaaaaaaaaaaaagtgtgaacaGAAAGACTTTTATTGGTTTGACAATATTATCTTGGTTACATTCGCACATAAACTATTTGATTTCTGTATAATCTTTTCCAGAATGACAGTGACGATTATCGGATTGCATACAAAGAAAGGAAGAACGTGCATCATCCAACCATGAACAGCAATAAAGGATCAACTTTATATAACAAGTAGAAAGTCATAATTATACTACACTATAACATAGCTCTGCTCTGTGGCACTGTGCTCAGAGTCAACAGAAGAAATATTAGTGATAGACATCCtctcagagcagaggaggatggTCACTAGAGAAACCTATTGTGTTAAAGGCTTTCAATTTAAGATGATGATACTTAGCATCAAATTCAAGCAGTTTCCTATAGTTAACACACAGGTTTGCTTTCAGGAGGTCTCTCATCAACATgaggcacaaaaaaaacacaaaaataaaaaagtttactGCTGAAATGATTACAGGAAAGACGACCTTTTGACAAGGTAGTGGAAAGTGCACTTAATGGGTCTGCCCGGCAAAGACCCTGTCCAAATGCAGACCTTATCCAATTAACACTTCTCGACTTGACTACAGCGAGCTGAACATGGTTGTAGATGGGTCAATATTCCAGCCTCATTGGGCAACTACTACTACCAGCTACTGCAGCCCTAACACTTGACACTGAAATTTGCACTCTGTTCCTTGAACGTACAAATTCTCAACACCAGTCTCATTGTGACAGCAGATGTGATGCATCAGGATCcagaacaataaaacaaaaaaattatccaaATGCCAATACATTTCAGTACCACTGTACGGTACAAGTTTAAACCAATCTTTGTTTTCCTAAATAACTGTAAACTTGAACCTGTCAGCAAACTTTTTTCAGATCTTAATTCAGCTGATTATTTCTGCATCAAGGGCCAAATTCACAAGCTGGGAGCACAGTAGGGCAGTAATGACTGCTGGCTTTTACAGCATTCTGACAACACAAAGCAACATGTGTCTATGATTCATCTCTACAGGGATAAGTAAGATCTGGTCTAAAGACATTGTGTatggattaaaaaaagttttaaaaagatgtGCTGTCCTTGATCTGGAATACATCAGGAAAATATTTAGTTATTAGGCTATCAGCTAGTACAGAGCGCTGGACATGTCAGCACAGATGATGAAAGGGTAATGCATATACTGACGAACAGAAACGAAAGATTAGGATTATGTTATTATGAGAAATTATTGTGACACATAAGGTGTTTTGGTATGAAGACAGAGGAATAGAGATGGGTAAGGAAAAACGAGAGAGAAACGGGTCTGTATTGAAGATATCCTGATGGTTTACAGTCCTCTTCATAGTCCTCACACCTCAGGGACAGAGTGGTCCATGGCTGAGCGCAGGAGACCAGTAGACATCCTGAAGTAAAAGAACAACAATGCATCAGGAAGAGTGTCGCACAAAAATTAGGTTAAACTACATTATCTGGTTCGGTTGGTCTGCAACAGGGAATAACTAAAAGCTTTTAGGCCCAATCCCAGTTACtctttttaaccctaacccctagttGTTGATGGCCCCTCACCTGTGCCCCTAAAAACAGGTAAGAGCGGTTGCAAATGAAATTCTCTAGGACTCTGGATACACCATGTTATCAGCAGATAAGTTATTATACAGTGGAACAGTCTGGTCACTCAACCCTTCAGCAGCTCAGTATTAGATTTCCGCTCTGCTAGAAATCAGTCTAGACTGTTTATTGCCCAAAACTGCAAGCTAAGCATGTGTCGTGGAAAGAAATTTACTCTCACATCTGGGTAAGAGGCAAATCTATTCTCACTAATCattgttattttcttgtttgttccttttttctaaaaataaagtcaGTAACTGCCAAAGTCTGGACTGTGAGATCAGTCGACTTAATGCACACACAGAATACACACCTAAGTCACGCTTATTAAGGAAAAATGCCCTTTTAAACTCTACTGTTCTTTGTAACTCCATCTGTATAAACTGAAACCATCATCTTTGCTGCACAACAATGAGACCATGAGAAACTGTACAAGTAAAGTGGCCACAGTCACAACAACTGACACTAAAACTTAACACGAGACTTATACAATGCCGATAAGAGCAGAGTGTTACTAAGAGGTCTAAACCACCAACCACGACTCACTGGTAGTAGAGACTGAACAATTAAACCCAGATTGAACAGACACTTTCACACAGGTGGGCCAGTGTTGAACCACACTGAGGAGTGTGACTGAGAGGGGGGTTGTCAAGACAAAatctatttcattcatttcatactcttttatttaaaatttgagTTTGAATTTGATtacacatgagaaaaaaaacattccgcGAAACAGACAGACCAAATAAAAAGTTCACACAAACAAGCCGCTGTCGTACCTCTTTATCATGTGCTCATAGATGAACTTTGGCATGACGGTGATGGTCATGGCAGAGGGAGACGTGGTCAGAATGTCCTTGATCTGAGAATCCTAAAATTTTCATAAAGAGAGTGATGataatgaggatgatgatgcgAGGATCTCACAAGACTACTGAACTGCAAGCTAGCAAAGCGACTATTGAAcccaaaacaatttaaaatcctTCATCACAGGGTAGTTTGAAAGCTACGGCAAGTTATACTTCTTTCTAAAGAGATTTTGTGGTTGGAGCTTGCACTCACTCACAAATGGTGAAAGTTGATTCATTGTAATTagtcacaaaatatcaaaaatgtgTCACAGATACTTTTACCTCTTCTGATCTTTACCTTATGAAATCATCAATGTTCGCTCGTTTGTAATATGGAATTAGATGGTATTACTTAAAACATTATCACTGAGATGACTTCACCACACTGTGTACAAGGCACTGGCTGAGATCGCACAACACCTGATAATCTcatggagagagaaaatgaaatttgaatatTGAACACATTCTAGgacattttgtttatttcattgtttacaTTTTAGTGATGTTTAACTGATCTCCATTAGTGACTAAACTTTGATAAAATGACTTGGATTCAGAAACAAGAGCCTGACCTTGAGTCCAATAACATTTTGTCCGTTGATTTCACAGATGTAATGTTCAACCAGCAGACCGTTGCGGGCAGCAGAGCCATCCTTGGCCAGCGAGGTGATTTTGCCAGACTTGTAGATGAAGCCCACATGGCCAGTGCTGTCTTTGTGCATGGTGATGGTGCGCTGAAATGGCCTGAAGACAAAGAAGGAAAATTTTAATTACCTTCTAAGTAAAAGATATGAACTTGTGAAGTTCCATGAAATTCTTTGCTTCAAAGTCAAAGTGAAAATCGGGGAATAAAGACGTTAACATAATGAAGTGACCAGCAGAGGTCACCAATCACTTTTATTCAGATGACAGAACATgtctttgtttaaaattaaaggaagctataaaataattaaaaattaatgactTTTTACATCAACATTATGCGTGTATGTCAGCTCGTCAAGAAGCAGAAGGTCAAAGCAAAATGCATTTAGTCCACCGACTAAACAACCTGAGCCTTTGAGAAAGACTCCATCTGGATCATTAGAGACATGATGATGAAACTACAACTAGCTGTTTGCACAGTTTACAAACAGATGCTAAGGAGTTGGAGTTGGAATGAACAATCAAGTTTATAGAAGGAACATTTTGAACCTTGGGCCTGATGCACTTGCACAAAGTAACAAACTTgttccaagacaaaaaaaataaatggatggatggatgattgactGGCTGCAAagtgtccgtaggtgtgagtgtgtgtgtgtttgtgtctctgtgtgactcCGCGGCGCGTTGGCGtcacgcccagagtttcccccgccccAGTCAaagcggtagaagatgaataaatgaatggatggatagataaataaatacacaatacaTGTGTCTACAGAAAGACTGAATGCTGCTGCTTGATTTTGAATTGCCTTCTGAAGTTTAGCAAAGATGGCTAACCTTACTGCTTCAAAATGTATCTATGTTTGCAGTATTTGCAGCGGTAGACTTAGACCAGTGGTGAGTGCTGTTGGAATCACATGCTTTAAATCCTCACCTATCCCTGACCACCAGCTCAATGCGCGTTTCAGCTGCAGCCTTCAGGGCTTTGTGCGACTTGTCTGCACTCCAGCCGGCACAGTTTTGTCCATTGATCTGCAGGACCTGATCCCCAAAACGCAGCCCAGCCAAAGCAGCGGGTGAGTTCGCCTGCACCAGCTGGACGAACACTCCCTGTATGAGAAAACATTCAAAGTTAGCCCCAGGACTGGGTGAACAGAAGCGGAAACAAAAGAGCAATTCAAAGAGGCAAGAAGTAAGGCTAAACTGATCTCACCAGAGACAGAAGAATTCACTTCAACCTTCAAAACTATTTTTACGGTTAGTACAACTTAAGATCCATGGAATATGATCAAATCATTTTGATTGATTGCTATTAGTAGAAAACtaaaaggaacacaaaaaatacattttaaacctGCTTAGTTTTGTTACATAAATAGGTGATAGATTATAACAAATTATATACATGTTATATAACTGAAACATGTTAGCACCAGCAGTGAAGGAAGATTTACATCCTTCACGTAAAGCAGGTGTAGCTTGTTGAGTGGACAGACAATGATGAAGATGTCACCGATGATGAACAGATTTCTATAATCTGTtctatataaatattaaatggaaattacttttttacgGTAGTGTACCTCCTGCACTTGTAGGGTGTATCTTTACAGCCAGTTCCAATCAATTCCTCTCCTTAAAGTctcaaaaactgaaaaagagGTGATGATTTATGACCGAAGATGTTTTGCTTCAATCTTTGAAATGACTGAAATTATTCATTTAGATCCCCACTGGAACCCAGCACCAAGACTGTTGCATTGTGGTCAGCTAAATGCTGCTGCCTCATGAGGTTTGAAGTGCTGGAATGAAAAATGAGCTCCAACTTTTTTGCTCAGCTGGGAGTGCCAGGTTTTAAACTTGCCTTTTAATGTAAAGAACTGGAGCGCCACAGGATTacagtaaaatgacaaaagatatCAGTAACTGGGTGGGAGAGTCTTTGACAAACAGTCTGTATTGTTTACTCACATTGTCAATGGCTCTGAGGCGGAGTCCCACCTTCCCATCTTGGTCCTTACACAGGATGAGCTCTCGCAGCCCTGGACGGATCTCTGCTCgcctgatgccaacatcagccCCCGTCACGGGCTGCACCATCCCCCCAACACCATAGTTGACGGGCACTGCCACTTGCTGGGGAATAACAGAAGGAACAAGAGGTGAAATTAAGTGACAtgttagaagaagaaaatattaaagCTGTTTGTTGCATTGCAATTCAGCGCACGATTAAAAAGAAATGGTGTCATATGTGGACAGTTCAGCGTCTGCCTCCAGCAGAGAAATGGGATGCTTTAGGCATGCTTGAAGAAGTTATTCATCCTGAGGATGCAGGCTATGCTAACACTAACCCATGTCAGATGGACTGCTGCCAGTTTGTCAGAAAATCAAGTTCAACATGAACATGACAATAGCAGTCAGTGTCACTGGTTCAATGTTATCCTGGTGGAGTGCTCCTTTAGCAAAACATCCCTAGAACACACTACTTACACTGTCTGCCACTGGCATCAGAGCCAGGTTCTTCTGAACTTCATCACTGTTGAGGGCCAAACCCATGTAGTCTCCCAGCTCCTCCAGGTTTGGGTACAAGCCTGGGGAAGTGCAAAGAGAGATTAtgattttaaaagaagaaatatacGAAATGTACGAaaggaaatgtaaatgtaagaaatgtacattttcatattaaacatgtttatatttttatctttttctttttttttttttcgtataGAGAAATCATTACAATAACCCTGTACTGTAAACTTCAAATTTGCATGGACAGACAACTTTTcacaatttttaacaaaatgcAGTAAAAACTGTAAGTAACACAAACAGAAGAACATCTACAGGCCCAGGAACGTATCAGCAACTGGATTATTATTAATGCTATTTATTAGTATTACTGAAGCTTATAAAGCACAAGAAATGAAGAGGAAActacagaaaatgtaaaaaaaaaaaaaaaaaaaaaaggggggaaacctatatttatgtataaattttaaaatggaattaGCATTCCACAATAACTCATCTTTAATGCAGCAGCACTTCAACTGAAGGCATACAAAGGCCACAGAGGACCAGACATAACAATGTGATGCTGATAATACTTAAGCATTAGTGCTACACAGAAATTTATATTCTTTTAGATAGAGACTAAGGCTTGTAAAGAACATTATCTACTTGCAGTGATGTTTAATAGATGGTAAAGAATGTAA is a genomic window of Antennarius striatus isolate MH-2024 chromosome 2, ASM4005453v1, whole genome shotgun sequence containing:
- the sdcbp2 gene encoding syntenin-2, giving the protein MSLYPSLEDLKVDKFIKAQSQYAQSTTPMPAITEGTYQPQAVPAGMSGSSLYPNLEELGDYMGLALNSDEVQKNLALMPVADSQVAVPVNYGVGGMVQPVTGADVGIRRAEIRPGLRELILCKDQDGKVGLRLRAIDNGVFVQLVQANSPAALAGLRFGDQVLQINGQNCAGWSADKSHKALKAAAETRIELVVRDRPFQRTITMHKDSTGHVGFIYKSGKITSLAKDGSAARNGLLVEHYICEINGQNVIGLKDSQIKDILTTSPSAMTITVMPKFIYEHMIKRMSTGLLRSAMDHSVPEV